The sequence below is a genomic window from Denitratisoma sp. DHT3.
CTTTTCCAGGCTGCCGGGCCTGTCGTCGGCGATGACTGCGTAGAGCATCAGGGCTTTTCCTTCTTTTCCATTGCAACATACTTCCCCAGATACAGGCTTTGGGCGATGACGAAAACCAGCATCAATCCCATGCCGCCGAACAGCTTGAAATTCACCCAGGTCTCGAGGGGGAAGGAGAACGCAAAAATCAGGTTCAGAACGCCCATCGCCAGGAAGAAGACGATCCACGCGCCGTTGAGGCGCGTCCATACCGGTGCGGGCAGAGTGATCTGCTCGCCGAGCATGGACTGAATCAGATTTTTGCGGAAGAACAGCGCGGAGACCGTCAGCACGGTGGCGAACAGCCAGTACAGCACGGTCGGCTTCCACTTGATGAAGGCCTCGTCGTGGAGGAGCAGGGTCGCACCGCCGAATACCGTGATCAGCGCCAGGCTGATCCACAACATGGTGTCCACTTTGCGATGCCGCCACCACACCCAGGCGACCTGGACGGCGGTGGCGGCAATGGCGACGGCCGTGGCGACGAATACGCCGCCGAGTTTGAAAGCGATGAAAAAAAGGACGATCGGGAACAGGTCGAACAGGAATTTCATGGAGTTGGTTTTTTCTCCAGTTTCAGGGCGGCCGAGTTGATGCAATAA
It includes:
- a CDS encoding septation protein A gives rise to the protein MKFLFDLFPIVLFFIAFKLGGVFVATAVAIAATAVQVAWVWWRHRKVDTMLWISLALITVFGGATLLLHDEAFIKWKPTVLYWLFATVLTVSALFFRKNLIQSMLGEQITLPAPVWTRLNGAWIVFFLAMGVLNLIFAFSFPLETWVNFKLFGGMGLMLVFVIAQSLYLGKYVAMEKKEKP